A region of the Stieleria neptunia genome:
TGCTCTGCTGGCCGATTCGATTGGCCGTTGTCGCGGCGTTGCTTTTGCCCCTGGCCGAACGATCGGGGTATTGGGATCACTGGACCTCGTGGGCGCTTTACTCGCCGCACAACAGCCGCGCCGAAATCCAAATCCATTCTTCGGCGATCGATCGGATGCCGAGTGACGTCTTCGCCTTTTTGGACGACCCGGATGGTGATCGGTGGCATGACTTGGACATCGGGCAATGGTCTCTGGAGAGGCGGTGGGTGCCGATTTATCCGCAAGCCAGGTATCAGCTTGATCTGGCCGTCCGGCTTGCCGAGCGACACGATTTGGGCCAGGCGATCCGTGTGAAGGTGAAACGTGTTTCCGATCGCTGGACCGGAGAACGTCAAGAGACATTCCTGATCGGTGCATCGGAATTGAAGCGACAGGCAGCGCGGTATTGGCTGGGGGGCGTCTCGCCGTAGTGCTCGGTCACGATCTTAAACTTGGGGTAAGACCGGACGGCTCACGCCGTTCCGCTAACGACGACGCACGGATGGTAGCGGCAGGGCGCAAGCGGGCTGTCGTTTTTGTGAGCCGCGACGCGTAAGCGGCCGGGCATTGCGACGCTGCCCGAGGCCTTACGGCCAGCGGCTCACCGTTGACTCAGCAGATCCCGACTAAATCGACAGCCCGCAAGCCCTCCGGTCTTGCGGAACCGGGCGTCTCGAAACCGATCCCTCTTAAACCGCCAAGGCGGAGACCTGGTCTGCATTGCGTGCCGTTTTCCACTGCGTGTCCGCATCAGTCTTGGTCCATTCGCGAAGCAATTCGAGCTGCGCGAGCTTGGAGATCAATTCGGCAAGGGTCGTTGCGTGGAAGTGTTTCATGATCGCGGCTCGACGGCGTTCGACGGTTCGATCTGAAATGTCCAACTCGCGTCCGATCACACGATTCATCTTGCCTTGCATGATCCGCTCGGCAACGGCGCGTTCCTGATCCGTCATTTGGCTGGCGGCATGCTCGAGCGATTCGAGTTGCTGGATCCTCTGCATGTGTCGGCGAACACTCTCGGTCACATCTCGCGCCAGATGGTGGCGTCGCACGATCGGGCCGCCTTCGTGCTGGGCAATGCCGACGGTGTAGACGGAGAGGATGCGGGGATTGCCCGTCGCGTCTCGAACACAGCGCAGGGTGTGAAGGCTGCCGCCACCGCTGAGGTCCGCGTGCTGGCATTCGGCGACATCGTCGTTGAGCGGGTCGCCCTGGCAAAGGAACGATTCGTAAGACCGCCCCGCCATCGCATTCGGGGCGTAGCCCAACACCTTTTCGACCGAAGGGCTGACGAAGGTGATCTCCGACAGGCCGCGGTGGGAAATAAAGAAGTAGGGATCCACAAAGTCGGTCGGCCGAGGCTGGTCCAATGCCCAATCACTGATCACGTCAACGGCTCCTGTTCGGATAACGGGTGTGCGAGTCATCAAAGTAGTTCACCGTTGCGGCGTTCCTACGCAATCCCGCCGTTCTGACCGGCAACCCTCAATTTGGAGTGCCGGCTCGTAAGGGAATTCGTCGGGGGGAATGACGGGAGGGGCAGAACGATGGGGGCAGAATGATGGGGGCAAAACGATGGGGGCAAAACGATGGGGGCAAAACGATGGGGGCAGAATGATGGGGGCAGAACGATGGGGGCAAAACGATGGGGGCAGAATGATGGGGGTGGCAGAATGATGGGGGTGGCAGAATGATGGGGGTGGCAGAATGATGGGGGTGGCAGAAATCGCGAGCCAGGGGGTCGCGGGGGGTGGGACCATGGCGGCGAGGATGTCTGCGGGTAGAGTGGTGAATTGGTGTTGATCGGGGCGGGGATTGTTTTGCCCCATCTGCCTGCGGGTGGTCCTGATGATGGCAGAGCCTGGGAACCAGTCGGGACCCCAACACGGGCGGACGGCTTAACCGGGGAAGACTCGCTTGGGGCACCAGCTCGATTGCTTCTGGATCAAGATCGCTTTGAGATGCCCGTCCGGGGTGATCGCCGCAACATGCTCGGGATCTCCATCCGCGACACCCGGCGTGTCGGGTTGTCGCGAGCCGAGACACAACCCGTTGGCTAGGCGTTTGCATTCGTCCGGATGGACGATCATTCGGGGCAAGTGCGAAACACCGATCGCCGCGGGCAACAGCATGGACTCGATTTCGTTTTCACGGAGCTGCGTTTCCGAAACGGAATCCGAGATCGAGAACTCGCCGACGCGCGTGCGGACCAACGAAGTCATCACCGCGACGGTGCCCACCGCTTTGGCGAGATCCATGCCCAGGGTGCGAATGTAGGTACCGGTTCCGCAGGTGATTTGCAGCTGCAGATCGGGGTAGTGATAGGAGAGGATTTCGATCGCTTCGACGTGAACCTGCCGCGGCGGCATCACCACGTCCTGTCCTTCGCGGGCCATCAGATAAGCCCGTTTGCCGTCGACTTTGATGGCCGAATAAGCCGGCGGGATCTGCTCGATGCTTCCTGTCAGGGTTCGACACGCCGAAGCGAGTTCCTGGGCGGTCGGGATCGGATGGTCGGGATACACGGTGGGTTCAAATTCCATGTCGCCGGTCGGACTTTCGGCGGCCAATCGAAACGTCGCGTGATAGCTTTTGGACGCTTCGTGCACGAAGGGGGTCAGCCGGGCGGCCGGTCCGACGCCGACGACCAGCACGCCGCTGGCCAGCGGATCGAGCGTGCCGCAGTGCCCCACCTTGACCTTTCGTCCGCGCAGTCGTCCCTGGACGATGTTGACCAGGTCGCGTGATGAAAAGCCGATCGGCTTGTCGCAATTGAGAAATCCGAACATGTTTCCTTGGTGTGGAGGATGGGTGAGGCAGGCGGTGGATTGTCCAAAAACGCAGGGCTCGCGTAACATATCCGGCTGACGAACCAAGACAACATGCTGACAAAATGGTTGACGACCGATGATCCGAGACGACGATCCCGCAGAACCGATGCTTTTAAAGGGTGCCAGGTTCAACGTTCACCGGATGACGTTGACCGGCGACGACGGCCGGCTTTATCAACGGGAGGTGATCCGCCATCCCGGTGCGGTCGTTTTGCTTCCGATCCTCGACGACGGCCGCGTCGTTCTGATCGAAAACACGCGACCGACGGTGGGCGAGACGCTGTTGGAACTCCCGGCCGGAACGCGTGAACCGGGCGAAGAGGCTCTGGTGACGGCCGCGCGAGAGTTGATCGAAGAAACCGGCTACCGGGCGGGCAAGCTGGAATTGATCCATGAGTTCTATTCTGCGCCGGGCATCTGCGACGAACTGATGCATCTGTACCGAGCGACCGAACTGGTCGCCGGCGATCCCGACCGCGAAGCGACCGAGTCGATTGTCAATCGGATCGCGACGCGGGATGAAATTCGAGATTGGATCGCCGGAGGAAAAATCCGCGATGCCAAGACCTTGGTGGGGCTGTACGCGTTGCTGTCGGCAGGTTGAATGGGCGCGCCCCTTGCCATCTACTTTGACGCCAAGCGGTTTTTTTGTTAGCGGTAGGGCGCGAGCCCTCCGGTCTTTCACAGTGTTTTTGAAACGCGACCGGACGGCTCGCGGGCTGTCGATTTTGTGAGCCGCGACGCGTAAGCGGCCGGGCACTGCGACGCTGCCCGGGGCCTTACGGCCAGCGGCTCACCATTGACTCAGCAGATCCCAACACGTTCACGCGGTAACCGAGCGTCTACGGCGTCAAATCGAAATCGCCGGACAGGTCGCGCCAGACGCAATGGATATGGTTGGCGGGGTTGCCGGCGGCATCGGCTTGAGTGTTGACGAACTCGATCAAGAACCGTTTTCCCTGCACTCGGTAATAATGACCGATGCCCGGCTTGGTGGGTCCCGCCCAGGCGAAATGGACTTCGTCCCAGCCGTCTTCTTCGATCTGGGCACGACGCTCGTTGGCGACCGGTTCGGTGACGGCGTCGATGTAGGTGTTGACCAGTTTGGTCAGCAACGCCTTGGACTCATCGCTCAGTTCCCGATAGGTGATGCCGACCGGTTCCTCGACGTCTGCTTGAGCTTCGCCCGCAAAGCGGATTTCATCGGGCGCGTCTTGGTCGATGATCGCGATGTCTT
Encoded here:
- a CDS encoding LuxR C-terminal-related transcriptional regulator, whose product is MTRTPVIRTGAVDVISDWALDQPRPTDFVDPYFFISHRGLSEITFVSPSVEKVLGYAPNAMAGRSYESFLCQGDPLNDDVAECQHADLSGGGSLHTLRCVRDATGNPRILSVYTVGIAQHEGGPIVRRHHLARDVTESVRRHMQRIQQLESLEHAASQMTDQERAVAERIMQGKMNRVIGRELDISDRTVERRRAAIMKHFHATTLAELISKLAQLELLREWTKTDADTQWKTARNADQVSALAV
- the truB gene encoding tRNA pseudouridine(55) synthase TruB; its protein translation is MFGFLNCDKPIGFSSRDLVNIVQGRLRGRKVKVGHCGTLDPLASGVLVVGVGPAARLTPFVHEASKSYHATFRLAAESPTGDMEFEPTVYPDHPIPTAQELASACRTLTGSIEQIPPAYSAIKVDGKRAYLMAREGQDVVMPPRQVHVEAIEILSYHYPDLQLQITCGTGTYIRTLGMDLAKAVGTVAVMTSLVRTRVGEFSISDSVSETQLRENEIESMLLPAAIGVSHLPRMIVHPDECKRLANGLCLGSRQPDTPGVADGDPEHVAAITPDGHLKAILIQKQSSWCPKRVFPG
- a CDS encoding NUDIX hydrolase, which translates into the protein MIRDDDPAEPMLLKGARFNVHRMTLTGDDGRLYQREVIRHPGAVVLLPILDDGRVVLIENTRPTVGETLLELPAGTREPGEEALVTAARELIEETGYRAGKLELIHEFYSAPGICDELMHLYRATELVAGDPDREATESIVNRIATRDEIRDWIAGGKIRDAKTLVGLYALLSAG